The following proteins are co-located in the Camarhynchus parvulus chromosome 17, STF_HiC, whole genome shotgun sequence genome:
- the PRRT1B gene encoding proline rich transmembrane protein 1B gives MGRTDPDPPTTPVCLPGSRPLRTQSPRRCGPVRPVRGGSARGPRANSGSMINRPGCAPAARAGHAGLGAAAGRSGPGPSGGGWDPAGTGVKPPCPHRPLREWTASRQPRPRPAAPRARERSRGRQRAAGAPTGTAGAPTGTAGAPTGTARGLPTPGAPTGTAGGLPTPGTRSGAPAAPGDRPVAVSVVSNSAFAGAPPPYSPPDPKSFHLLYPPFPAGYAQQGPVIYPPGPGPRPFPGPGFPPGPLPYSAYHPQPGPSPAGRGHQRPKDYTVESVLVTLFCCLITGVMALVYSHETRAALARGDMAQAYLASKKAQSLVLISLLFGLFASISWIVYVLVSLYL, from the exons atgGGCCGGACGGACCCGGACCCACCGACCACCCCCGTTTGCCTGCCCGGGTCCCGGCCCCTGCGCACCCAGAGCCCCCGGCGCTGCGGGCCGGTGCGGCCGGTGCGGGGCGGCTCCGCCCGCGGGCCCCGGGCAAACAGCGGGTCAATGATTAACCGGCCCGGCtgcgctcccgccgcccgcgcGGGCCAcgcggggctcggggccgcggcggggcggagcgggccGGGCCCGAGCGGCGGCGGTTGGGACCCCGCGGGCACCGGCGTGA agcctccctgtccccacaggccTCTCCGCGAATGGACGGCGAGCCGCCAGCCGCGCCCCAggcccgcggccccgcgcgcgcgggagcggagccggggACGGCAGCGGGCGGCCGGGGCTCCCACCGGGACAGCCGGGGCTCCCACCGGGACAGCCGGGGCTCCCACCGGGACGGCCAGAGGGCTGCCCACCCCCGGGGCTCCCACCGGGACAGCCGGAGGGCTGCCTACCCCCGGCACCCGCAGCGGCGCCCCCGCGGCCCCCGGGGACAGGCCCGTGGCCGTGTCGGTGGTCTCCAACTCAGCCTTCGCGGGGGCCCCTCCACCATACTCGCCCCCGGACCCCAAGAGCTTCCACCTCCTCTACCCGCCGTTCCCAGCCGGCTATGCCCAGCAAGGCCCCGTCATTTACCCGCCGGGGCCGGGACCGCGGCCTTTCCCAGGCCCGGGCTTCCCCCCCGGGCCGCTGCCCTACAGCGCG TACCACCCGCAGCCGGGGCCCTCACCCGCCGGCCGCGGGCACCAGCGGCCCAAGGACTACACGGTGGAGTCGGTGCTGGTGACCCTCTTCTGCTGCCTGATCACCGGGGTCATGGCCCTCGTCTACTCCCACGAG acCCGGGCTGCGCTCGCCCGTGGGGACATGGCCCAGGCGTACCTGGCATCCAAAAAAGCGCAGTCACTGGTCCTCATCAGCCTCCTCTTCGGGTTGTTTGCCTCCATCAGCTGGATCGTCTACGTCCTGGTGTCCCTGTACCTGTGA